Proteins from a single region of Mycoplasma leachii PG50:
- a CDS encoding carbohydrate ABC transporter permease translates to MNHIEFYKSLKTKEEVFNELKKVKYSDFEKEFEELDQTQKNVTNSSYTFSNKELAKIFLEFAKNNIHNNMYAKLKENFAMYLNKTSDNKFVFDIKAIEQSFVNKDEDYIQDMFKIKARLQLSQIIYDARNQEIKNLKTKANSYYVAYLKFLNDFTYKYKKKFISTTYKIAKRKVQELRLLFSTNDYTFHIKSHNKNATTFIEEKNAVSQKIKKELNEIKNLDPITKAKRTSEIYQQGIEYNYDWEVASLNAKAKEKFLIKKQQIDSDFIDKINKAKQDYVEILKNKKQHDELTKKVIIQANEDFKTQLEFATTKSEKKNLKLEHKQNIKEIKSDNAVKKAKDNWKNLKHNYKVEKNKNRLEYTSEIENIKNNLPIEYPVWKQVLSIIFGWIPGVGPLINGQYKKAIVMFLTLPLFAIFGAYAFGIGNVGGNGLLGLIDFGADNPDGDGRFYLIEGIISLIIAFWICISIFSTWMDSKNNAKKMRIGSRASTFSQTRKFLKSHGIPYILSIPAIIGIMFIVLVPIISTILIAFTNYGKGNDPGRPGQIIKWVGFDNFKSIFGGEYFPSFLYVIGWTFTWVIATTISVIVVGSLFALLVNNERLKGKRIFRLIYILPWAVPAFIMIMVFAILLSSIEFNNFTYKWIGVSGWTSQQTQARIVLILLQTWLGHSYMFLLITGVLQGISKDLYNSSTIDGASKWKQLTRITLPLILTQVAPLLVGQFVFNFGNFGIIYLFGANPQALNAKGEPYPGQPGITDILISFVFKLSTHPDRYTYGIAASFIIVSSFIVVGTSANGFRKMKAFKN, encoded by the coding sequence ATGAATCATATAGAGTTTTATAAAAGCTTAAAAACTAAAGAAGAAGTTTTTAATGAATTAAAAAAAGTTAAATACTCTGATTTTGAAAAAGAATTTGAAGAATTAGATCAAACACAAAAAAATGTAACTAATAGTTCTTATACTTTTTCAAATAAAGAACTTGCAAAAATCTTTTTAGAATTTGCTAAAAACAATATACATAACAATATGTATGCCAAATTAAAAGAAAATTTTGCAATGTATTTAAATAAAACATCTGATAATAAATTTGTTTTTGATATTAAAGCTATTGAACAAAGTTTTGTTAATAAAGATGAAGATTATATTCAAGATATGTTTAAAATCAAAGCACGTTTACAATTAAGCCAAATTATTTATGATGCAAGAAATCAAGAAATTAAAAACTTAAAAACAAAAGCTAATAGTTATTATGTAGCTTATCTAAAGTTTTTAAATGATTTTACTTATAAATACAAAAAGAAATTTATTTCTACTACTTATAAGATTGCAAAAAGAAAAGTACAAGAATTACGTTTGTTATTTAGTACTAACGATTATACATTTCATATCAAATCACACAATAAAAATGCAACTACTTTTATAGAAGAAAAAAATGCTGTTAGTCAAAAAATCAAAAAAGAACTAAATGAAATTAAAAATTTAGATCCAATTACAAAAGCTAAAAGAACTAGTGAAATCTATCAACAAGGAATTGAATATAACTATGATTGAGAAGTTGCTAGTTTAAATGCTAAAGCTAAAGAAAAGTTCTTAATTAAAAAACAACAAATAGATTCTGATTTTATAGATAAAATTAACAAAGCTAAACAAGATTATGTTGAAATTTTAAAAAATAAAAAGCAACATGATGAATTAACTAAAAAAGTTATTATACAAGCTAATGAAGATTTTAAAACTCAATTAGAATTTGCTACAACAAAAAGTGAAAAGAAAAACCTTAAATTAGAACATAAACAAAATATTAAAGAAATTAAATCAGATAATGCTGTTAAAAAAGCTAAAGATAATTGAAAAAACTTAAAACATAATTACAAAGTTGAAAAAAATAAAAATAGATTAGAATACACTTCAGAAATAGAAAATATTAAAAATAACTTACCAATTGAATATCCTGTTTGAAAACAAGTATTAAGTATTATATTTGGTTGAATTCCAGGAGTAGGTCCACTAATTAATGGTCAATATAAAAAAGCAATAGTGATGTTTTTAACATTACCATTGTTTGCTATATTTGGAGCATATGCTTTTGGTATTGGTAATGTTGGAGGTAATGGTTTATTAGGACTAATTGATTTTGGAGCAGATAATCCTGATGGTGATGGACGTTTTTATTTAATTGAAGGAATAATTTCATTAATAATTGCCTTTTGGATTTGTATTAGTATCTTTTCAACGTGAATGGATTCAAAAAATAATGCAAAAAAAATGCGAATAGGTTCACGTGCAAGTACTTTTAGTCAAACTAGAAAATTCTTAAAATCACATGGAATTCCTTATATTTTATCAATTCCAGCGATTATAGGAATTATGTTTATAGTACTAGTTCCAATCATTTCAACTATTTTAATTGCCTTTACTAACTATGGAAAAGGAAACGACCCAGGACGACCAGGACAAATTATTAAATGAGTTGGTTTTGATAACTTTAAATCTATTTTTGGAGGAGAATACTTCCCATCATTTTTATATGTTATAGGTTGAACATTTACTTGAGTTATTGCTACTACTATATCAGTTATTGTTGTTGGTTCATTATTTGCTTTATTAGTAAATAATGAAAGATTAAAAGGAAAACGTATTTTTAGATTAATTTACATTTTACCTTGAGCTGTTCCTGCATTTATTATGATAATGGTGTTTGCTATTTTACTATCAAGCATTGAATTTAATAACTTTACTTATAAATGGATTGGAGTAAGTGGTTGAACTTCTCAACAAACACAAGCCCGTATTGTTTTAATTCTACTTCAAACTTGATTAGGACATTCATATATGTTCTTATTAATTACTGGAGTTTTACAAGGTATATCTAAAGATTTATATAACTCATCAACAATTGATGGAGCATCTAAATGAAAACAATTAACAAGAATTACTTTACCATTAATTCTTACTCAAGTAGCTCCTTTATTAGTTGGACAATTTGTCTTTAACTTTGGTAACTTTGGAATTATTTATCTATTTGGTGCTAACCCACAAGCTTTAAATGCAAAAGGTGAACCTTACCCAGGTCAACCAGGAATTACAGATATTTTAATTTCATTTGTGTTCAAATTATCTACTCACCCTGATAGATATACTTATGGTATTGCTGCTTCATTTATTATTGTTTCATCATTTATTGTTGTTGGTACTTCAGCTAATGGATTTAGAAAAATGAAAGCATTTAAAAACTAA